One genomic region from Cucumis melo cultivar AY chromosome 9, USDA_Cmelo_AY_1.0, whole genome shotgun sequence encodes:
- the LOC103498508 gene encoding uncharacterized protein LOC103498508, whose product MASRRNIRYSSLASDDNDVDSEGSRFDPRFYYTPKAFDKIPWKSIALAIFLLLLGSLLLFLSYFVLTGHMAGEKSQAYGLLALGFLTFLPGFYETRIAYYAWRGANGYRFASIPDY is encoded by the exons ATGGCATCTAGACGGAATATTCGTTATAGCTCCCTTGCCTCTGATGATAACGATGTTGATTCAGAGGGAAGTCGATTTGATCCTCGCTTTTACTATACACCAAAAGCTTTTGACAAGATCCCGTGGAAATCCATTGCTCTTGCTATCTTCCTGTTACTTCTTGGATCATTGCTTCTCTTTCTTTCGTACTTTGTATTAACCGGTCACATGGCAGGAGAGAAATCACAAGCTTATGGTCTTTTAGCATTGGGGTTTCTTACCTTCCTCCCAG GCTTTTATGAGACTAGAATTGCATATTATGCATGGAGAGGGGCCAATGGATATCGCTTTGCATCCATTCCCGATTACTAA